In Enterobacter sp. 638, a single window of DNA contains:
- the ftsN gene encoding cell division protein FtsN codes for MAQRDYVRRGQPAPSRRKKSTSRSKKSSLSSVSPAMVAIAAAVLVAFIGGLYFITHHKKEESEALQGNKVAGNGLPPKPEERWRYIKELESRQPGVRAPTEPSAGGEVKNADQLTNEQRQLLAQMQADMRQQPTQLTEVPWNEQTPQQRQQTLQRQRQAQQQVQQPQLTQTQPVQQPRAQPRVTEQPYQQPQQQTRTVQTQPVQQPRQTQQQKQTASAQPYQDLLQTPAHNTAQQPKAQPQQSAPVTQPAEAPKQTAEKKDDRRWMVQCGSFKGADQAETVRAQLAFEGFDSRITTNGGWNRVVIGPVKGKENADGTISRLKIAGHTNCIRLASGG; via the coding sequence GTGGCACAACGAGATTATGTACGTCGCGGCCAGCCGGCACCTTCGCGACGCAAAAAGAGCACCTCACGGAGCAAGAAAAGTAGCCTGTCCTCCGTCTCGCCCGCTATGGTCGCGATAGCCGCGGCTGTGCTCGTGGCCTTTATCGGCGGTTTATACTTTATTACTCACCACAAAAAAGAAGAGTCTGAAGCGCTTCAGGGCAACAAAGTGGCCGGTAATGGTTTGCCGCCAAAACCTGAAGAGCGCTGGCGCTATATCAAAGAGCTGGAAAGCCGCCAGCCAGGCGTGCGTGCCCCGACCGAGCCTTCTGCCGGTGGTGAAGTGAAAAATGCCGATCAGCTAACGAATGAGCAACGCCAGCTTCTGGCGCAAATGCAGGCCGATATGCGCCAGCAGCCAACGCAGCTGACCGAAGTGCCGTGGAATGAACAGACGCCGCAGCAGCGTCAGCAAACGCTGCAACGTCAACGTCAGGCACAGCAGCAAGTTCAGCAACCGCAGTTGACGCAAACGCAGCCGGTACAGCAACCGCGCGCACAGCCGCGTGTGACCGAACAACCGTATCAGCAGCCACAGCAGCAGACGCGTACCGTGCAGACTCAGCCTGTCCAGCAGCCGCGCCAGACGCAGCAGCAGAAACAAACCGCATCAGCACAGCCGTATCAGGATCTGCTGCAAACGCCAGCGCATAACACCGCGCAGCAGCCGAAAGCGCAGCCACAGCAGAGCGCACCGGTTACGCAGCCAGCCGAAGCACCGAAACAAACGGCCGAGAAGAAAGACGATCGTCGCTGGATGGTTCAGTGCGGATCGTTCAAAGGCGCAGACCAGGCAGAAACCGTGCGTGCGCAGTTGGCCTTTGAAGGTTTTGATTCACGCATCACCACCAACGGCGGCTGGAATCGCGTTGTAATCGGCCCGGTGAAGGGCAAAGAAAATGCAGACGGCACCATTAGCCGCCTGAAAATTGCCGGTCACACAAACTGCATTCGACTCGCCTCTGGGGGTTGA
- the cytR gene encoding DNA-binding transcriptional regulator CytR — translation MKSRKEVAPATMKDVAQKAKVSTATVSRALMNPDKVSQTTRNRVEQAALEVGYLPQAMGRNLKRNESRTILVIVPDICDPFFSEIIRGIEVTAAAQGYLVLIGDCAHQNQQEKTFIDLIITKQIDGMLLLGSRLPFDASIEEQRNLPPMVMANEFAPELKLPTVHIDNLTAAFNAVNYLQDLGHKRIGCIAGPEEMPLCHYRLQGYVQALRRAGVTVDPHYIARGDFTLEAGGLALEQLLSQSVPPTAVFCHSDVMALGALSYAKRRGLRVPQDLSIIGFDNISLSEFCDPPLSTVAQPRYDIGREAMLLLLDQLHGQTVSSGSRLLDCELIIRGSTQALT, via the coding sequence TTGAAGTCCAGGAAAGAGGTTGCCCCGGCGACCATGAAAGACGTTGCCCAGAAAGCCAAAGTGTCCACGGCAACGGTGTCCCGCGCGTTAATGAACCCGGATAAAGTCTCTCAGACGACGCGTAATCGCGTTGAGCAGGCGGCGCTGGAAGTGGGCTATTTACCTCAGGCGATGGGCCGTAACCTCAAGCGAAATGAGTCGCGGACCATTCTGGTGATTGTGCCGGACATTTGCGATCCCTTCTTTAGCGAGATTATTCGCGGCATCGAAGTCACCGCCGCCGCACAGGGTTATCTGGTGTTGATCGGCGATTGCGCGCATCAAAATCAGCAAGAAAAAACCTTTATCGACCTCATCATTACCAAGCAGATCGACGGTATGTTGCTGCTCGGATCGCGTTTGCCGTTTGATGCCAGCATCGAAGAGCAGCGCAACCTGCCGCCGATGGTGATGGCGAATGAATTTGCGCCAGAGCTTAAACTGCCAACGGTGCATATTGATAATCTGACTGCCGCGTTTAACGCCGTGAACTATCTCCAGGATTTGGGGCATAAGCGCATTGGCTGTATCGCCGGACCGGAAGAGATGCCGCTGTGCCATTATCGTTTGCAGGGCTACGTTCAGGCACTGCGTCGTGCTGGCGTGACGGTCGATCCGCATTACATCGCGCGCGGTGATTTTACGCTTGAAGCCGGAGGCCTGGCGCTCGAGCAACTACTGTCGCAGTCTGTGCCGCCAACGGCCGTTTTCTGCCACAGCGACGTGATGGCGTTGGGCGCGTTGTCGTATGCCAAACGCCGGGGCCTGCGCGTGCCGCAAGATTTGTCTATTATCGGGTTCGATAATATTTCCCTTTCCGAGTTTTGCGATCCTCCCCTCTCGACCGTCGCGCAACCGCGCTATGATATTGGGCGCGAGGCCATGCTGTTACTGCTTGATCAACTGCATGGGCAAACCGTCAGCAGCGGCTCGCGGTTACTGGATTGCGAACTTATTATTCGGGGCTCTACACAGGCGCTTACTTAA
- the hslV gene encoding ATP-dependent protease subunit HslV, whose translation MTTIVSVRRNGHVVIAGDGQATLGNTVMKGNVKKVRRLYNDKVIAGFAGGTADAFTLFELFERKLEMHQGHLVKAAVELAKDWRTDRMLRKLEALLAVADENASLIITGNGDVIQPENDLIAIGSGGPYAQAAARALLENTELSAREIAEKALGIAGDICIYTNHFHTIEELNSKA comes from the coding sequence GTGACAACAATAGTAAGTGTACGCCGTAACGGCCATGTGGTAATCGCCGGTGATGGCCAGGCCACGCTGGGTAATACCGTCATGAAAGGCAACGTGAAAAAAGTGCGCCGCCTGTATAACGACAAAGTGATCGCCGGTTTTGCGGGCGGTACCGCTGACGCCTTCACGCTCTTCGAACTGTTTGAACGCAAGCTTGAAATGCACCAGGGCCACCTGGTCAAAGCGGCCGTTGAGCTGGCGAAAGACTGGCGCACCGACCGCATGCTGCGCAAACTCGAAGCGCTGCTGGCCGTCGCGGATGAAAATGCCTCTCTGATTATCACCGGGAACGGTGACGTCATTCAGCCAGAAAACGATCTGATTGCTATCGGCTCCGGCGGTCCTTACGCCCAGGCCGCTGCGCGTGCTTTGCTTGAAAATACTGAGCTGAGCGCCCGCGAAATTGCCGAGAAGGCGTTGGGAATTGCAGGTGATATCTGCATTTACACCAACCACTTCCATACCATCGAAGAATTGAACTCTAAAGCGTAA
- the metB gene encoding cystathionine gamma-synthase — protein sequence MTRKQATIAVRSGLNDDEQYGCVVPPIHLSSTYNFTGFNEPRAHDYSRRGNPTRDVTQRALAELEGGAGAVLTNTGMSAIHLVTTVFLKPGDLLLAPHDCYGGSYRLFDSLAKRGCYRVLFVDQNDEQALKQALAEKPKLVLVESPSNPLLRVVDIAKICQLARDAGAISVVDNTFLSPALQNPLSLGADLVLHSCTKYLNGHSDVVAGVVIAKDPEVVTELAWWANNIGVTAGAFDSYLLLRGIRTLSPRMEVAQRNAQAIVDFLKNQPLVKKLYHPSLPENQGHEIAARQQKGFGAMLSFELDGDEQTLRRFLSALSLFTLAESLGGVESLISHAATMTHAGMAPEARAAAGISETLLRISTGIEDCEDLIADLENAFQVAAKG from the coding sequence ATGACGCGTAAACAGGCCACGATCGCAGTGCGTAGCGGATTGAATGATGACGAGCAGTACGGCTGCGTTGTCCCGCCGATTCATCTTTCCAGTACCTATAATTTCACCGGATTTAATGAACCTCGTGCGCATGACTATTCACGTCGTGGCAACCCGACGCGTGACGTTACCCAGCGCGCGCTGGCGGAACTCGAAGGCGGCGCAGGTGCGGTTCTGACCAATACCGGTATGTCGGCCATTCATCTGGTGACCACGGTATTCCTGAAACCTGGCGATTTGTTGCTCGCTCCACACGACTGTTACGGTGGCAGCTACCGACTTTTTGATAGCCTGGCAAAACGTGGCTGTTATCGCGTTCTTTTTGTCGATCAAAATGACGAACAGGCGCTAAAACAAGCACTTGCCGAAAAGCCTAAGCTCGTTCTGGTGGAAAGCCCAAGCAATCCGTTATTGCGTGTTGTCGATATTGCGAAAATTTGTCAGCTCGCAAGGGATGCGGGAGCGATAAGTGTAGTGGATAATACGTTCCTCAGTCCGGCGCTTCAGAACCCACTTTCCCTGGGTGCGGACCTGGTATTGCATTCATGCACGAAATATTTGAACGGTCACTCTGACGTGGTCGCGGGCGTGGTGATTGCAAAAGATCCGGAAGTTGTCACCGAACTGGCATGGTGGGCCAATAACATTGGCGTGACTGCGGGCGCGTTCGACAGCTATTTGCTGCTGCGCGGGATCCGCACGCTGTCGCCACGTATGGAAGTGGCACAACGCAATGCCCAGGCGATTGTCGATTTCCTGAAAAACCAGCCGCTGGTGAAAAAGCTGTATCACCCGTCGTTGCCGGAAAACCAGGGCCACGAGATCGCCGCGCGCCAGCAGAAAGGGTTTGGCGCGATGTTAAGTTTTGAACTGGATGGCGATGAGCAAACGCTGCGTCGCTTCCTGAGTGCGTTGTCACTGTTTACGCTGGCGGAATCATTAGGGGGAGTCGAAAGCTTGATCTCTCACGCCGCAACAATGACACACGCAGGCATGGCGCCAGAAGCGCGTGCCGCCGCCGGGATTTCTGAGACGCTGCTTCGCATCTCAACCGGTATTGAAGACTGTGAAGATTTAATTGCCGATCTGGAAAATGCCTTCCAGGTCGCAGCCAAGGGGTAA
- the metJ gene encoding met regulon transcriptional regulator MetJ: MAEWSGEYISPYAEHGKKSEQVKKITVSIPLKVLKILTDERTRRQVNNLRHATNSELLCEAFLHAFTGQPLPNDEDLRKERSDEIPEAAKVIMRELGIDPDTWEY; encoded by the coding sequence ATGGCTGAATGGAGCGGCGAATATATCAGCCCATACGCTGAGCACGGTAAGAAGAGTGAGCAAGTAAAAAAAATTACGGTTTCCATTCCTCTGAAGGTGTTAAAGATCCTCACCGATGAACGCACGCGTCGTCAGGTGAATAACCTGCGTCACGCGACAAACAGCGAACTGCTCTGCGAAGCATTTTTGCATGCGTTTACTGGCCAACCCCTGCCGAATGATGAAGACCTGCGCAAAGAGCGTAGCGATGAAATTCCGGAAGCGGCGAAAGTGATCATGCGTGAACTGGGTATCGACCCGGATACGTGGGAATACTGA
- the rpmE gene encoding 50S ribosomal protein L31, whose translation MKKDIHPKYDFITANCSCGNAIKIRSTVGHDLNLDVCGQCHPFYTGKQRDVATGGRVDRFNKRFSIPGAK comes from the coding sequence ATGAAAAAAGATATTCACCCGAAATACGATTTTATTACTGCAAACTGCTCTTGCGGTAACGCGATCAAAATCCGCTCTACAGTGGGTCACGATCTGAACCTGGACGTGTGCGGCCAATGCCACCCGTTCTACACTGGTAAGCAGCGTGATGTTGCAACCGGTGGCCGTGTTGACCGCTTCAACAAGCGTTTCAGCATCCCGGGCGCTAAATAA
- the priA gene encoding primosomal protein N', with protein sequence MPVAHVALPVPLPRTFDYLLPDSMSAKAGCRVTVPFGKQQRVGVVVSVSDKSELPINELKAVVEVLDVEPVYSASVWRLLLWAADYYHHPIGDVLFHALPILLRQGKSASHAPTWYWFATEDGQAVDINSLKRSPKQQQALAALRQGRIWRHQVEELEFNDAALQALRKKGLCELASEAPALVDWRDGFSVAGERLRLNTEQATAVGAIHSASDSFSAWLLAGVTGSGKTEVYLSVLENALAQGKQALVMVPEIGLTPQTIARFRERFNAPVEVLHSGLNDTERLSAWLKAKNGEAAIVIGTRSSLFTPFKNLGVIVIDEEHDSSYKQQEGWRYHARDLAVYRAHSEQIPIILGSATPALETLHNVRQRKYHMLRLTRRAGNARPAIQHVLDLKGQQVQAGLAPALITRMRQHLQADNQVILFLNRRGFAPTLLCHDCGWIAECPRCDHYYTLHQAQHHLRCHHCDSQRPVPRQCPSCGSTHMVPVGLGTEQLEQALAPFFPGVPLSRIDRDTTSRKGALEQQLAEVHRGGARILIGTQMLAKGHHFPDVTLVALLDVDGALFSADFRSAERFAQLYTQVAGRAGRAGKQGEVVLQTHHPEHPLLQTLLHKGYDAFAEQALAERQTMQLPPWTSHVIIRAEDHNNQQAPLFLQQLRNLLQASPLVDNQLWILGPVPALAPKRGGRYRWQILLQHPSRVRLQHVISGTLALINTLPEARKVKWVLDVDPIEG encoded by the coding sequence ATGCCCGTTGCTCACGTTGCCCTGCCCGTTCCGCTTCCCCGCACCTTTGACTATTTGCTGCCCGACAGCATGAGCGCCAAAGCGGGCTGTCGCGTAACCGTGCCTTTTGGCAAGCAGCAGCGCGTCGGCGTGGTGGTGTCGGTAAGCGACAAAAGCGAGCTGCCGATCAATGAATTAAAAGCGGTGGTGGAAGTGCTCGACGTTGAGCCGGTTTACTCCGCAAGCGTCTGGCGGCTGCTGCTGTGGGCGGCGGATTATTATCACCACCCGATTGGCGACGTGCTGTTTCACGCGCTGCCGATTTTGCTGCGTCAGGGTAAAAGCGCCAGCCATGCCCCGACGTGGTACTGGTTTGCGACAGAAGACGGACAAGCCGTCGATATCAACAGCCTGAAACGATCGCCTAAGCAGCAGCAGGCGCTGGCCGCGCTGCGTCAGGGCAGAATCTGGCGTCATCAGGTTGAAGAGCTGGAATTTAATGACGCAGCGCTGCAGGCATTGCGCAAAAAAGGATTGTGCGAGCTTGCCAGCGAAGCCCCTGCGCTGGTGGACTGGCGCGACGGGTTTAGCGTGGCCGGTGAGCGACTGCGTCTCAACACGGAACAAGCGACCGCCGTGGGCGCGATTCACAGCGCATCTGATAGTTTTTCCGCCTGGCTGTTAGCGGGCGTGACCGGTTCCGGCAAGACCGAAGTGTATCTGAGCGTACTGGAAAATGCGCTCGCGCAGGGTAAACAAGCGCTGGTGATGGTGCCTGAGATCGGCCTGACGCCGCAGACCATCGCCCGTTTTCGTGAACGTTTTAACGCCCCGGTCGAAGTGCTCCATTCCGGCTTGAACGATACGGAACGTTTAAGCGCCTGGCTGAAAGCCAAAAACGGCGAAGCGGCGATTGTGATTGGTACCCGCTCGTCGCTATTTACCCCGTTTAAAAATCTCGGCGTCATCGTGATCGACGAAGAACACGACAGTTCCTATAAACAGCAGGAAGGCTGGCGCTATCACGCCCGCGACCTGGCCGTTTACCGCGCGCACAGCGAACAAATCCCGATTATTCTTGGCTCGGCAACGCCCGCCCTGGAAACGCTGCACAACGTGCGCCAGCGCAAATACCACATGCTGCGCCTGACGCGTCGCGCGGGTAATGCGCGCCCAGCCATTCAGCATGTGCTGGATCTGAAAGGCCAGCAGGTACAGGCCGGACTCGCGCCCGCGTTAATCACCCGCATGCGTCAGCATTTGCAGGCCGATAATCAGGTGATTCTGTTCCTGAACCGCCGTGGATTTGCGCCGACGCTACTGTGCCACGACTGCGGCTGGATAGCGGAATGCCCGCGCTGCGATCATTACTACACGCTGCATCAGGCGCAGCATCATTTGCGCTGTCACCACTGCGACAGCCAGCGCCCGGTGCCGCGCCAGTGCCCATCATGCGGCTCGACGCATATGGTTCCGGTCGGTCTTGGCACCGAGCAGCTCGAACAGGCGCTGGCACCGTTTTTCCCCGGCGTACCGCTTTCGCGTATTGACCGCGACACCACCAGCCGTAAAGGGGCGCTAGAGCAACAGCTGGCTGAGGTTCATCGCGGCGGCGCGCGTATTCTGATTGGTACACAGATGCTGGCGAAAGGGCATCACTTCCCGGACGTCACGCTGGTGGCGCTGCTGGACGTCGATGGCGCGCTGTTTTCTGCCGATTTCCGTTCCGCTGAGCGCTTCGCCCAGCTTTACACGCAGGTGGCCGGGCGTGCCGGGCGTGCAGGCAAACAGGGTGAAGTGGTGCTGCAAACTCATCACCCTGAACACCCGCTGCTGCAAACATTGCTCCATAAAGGCTATGACGCGTTTGCGGAGCAGGCGCTGGCTGAGCGTCAGACCATGCAGTTACCCCCGTGGACCAGCCACGTGATTATTCGCGCGGAAGACCATAACAATCAGCAGGCACCGCTGTTTTTGCAGCAGTTACGTAATCTGCTGCAGGCCAGCCCGCTGGTGGATAATCAGCTGTGGATTTTAGGCCCCGTTCCTGCGCTTGCGCCTAAGCGCGGTGGCCGGTATCGCTGGCAAATTTTGCTCCAGCACCCTTCTCGCGTGCGTTTACAGCATGTGATTAGTGGCACGCTGGCGCTCATCAACACCTTGCCAGAAGCGCGAAAAGTGAAGTGGGTTCTGGATGTCGACCCCATCGAAGGATAG